Proteins encoded by one window of Candidatus Ozemobacteraceae bacterium:
- a CDS encoding DUF6508 domain-containing protein has product MKVVIWDKEYDFEWDEGDVVDIDALNAITLEAKQAYLRGLRDGTIGNPPGLWDNSPSLQSIDEIIACLPCFEKSGSFTVEWPPAEKFFKNMTNFPYPSFSHEFYLFLKLLHDSGFIFVFNWIKWEAGRNVFQKMPELIDVAGYETIRRMFTAHVRQDRFCEGHLARMLTEGVLARLVQRLAKLRQDNLLPLALVNSTGGAS; this is encoded by the coding sequence ATGAAAGTCGTGATCTGGGACAAGGAATACGATTTTGAATGGGATGAGGGAGATGTCGTTGACATCGACGCGCTCAACGCGATCACGCTTGAGGCGAAACAGGCATATCTGCGGGGACTTCGCGACGGCACGATCGGCAACCCTCCTGGCCTGTGGGATAATTCACCCAGCCTGCAAAGTATCGACGAGATCATTGCCTGTCTCCCCTGTTTTGAGAAATCTGGGTCCTTTACGGTCGAATGGCCTCCAGCAGAGAAATTCTTCAAAAACATGACCAACTTCCCATATCCATCATTCAGTCATGAATTTTATTTATTCCTTAAATTGCTTCACGACTCTGGATTTATCTTCGTCTTCAACTGGATCAAGTGGGAGGCTGGTCGGAACGTTTTTCAGAAGATGCCTGAATTGATCGACGTGGCAGGCTATGAAACCATACGACGGATGTTCACTGCGCACGTACGGCAGGATCGATTCTGCGAGGGTCATCTGGCAAGGATGCTCACGGAGGGAGTTCTTGCACGACTTGTCCAGCGGCTTGCGAAGCTGAGGCAGGACAATCTTCTCCCTCTCGCATTGGTCAATTCGACAGGAGGCGCATCATGA